The genomic DNA TCATGTGAATTTAATGCAAGAAGGTTTTAAAGTTTTTAGTGCTTATAACGGAGAAGAGGCTTTAGAAATAATAAATAATAACAGAATTCAACTTGCTATTTTGGATATTATGATGCCACAAATGGATGGAATAGAATTGTGTAGAAGGATTAGAGAGAAACATAGTTTACCAATTATGTTTTTAAGTGCAAAATCATCGGACGTGGATAAGGTAATAGGATTTAGTACTGGAGCAGATGATTATATTGTGAAGCCGTTCAGTACAATTGAATTTATAGCGAGGGTGAAAGCTCAATTAAGAAGATATACATATTTCAATCAAAATGCTGTCCAAGTAATAGAAAAGAAAATAAACATTAGAGGTTTAGAAATAGATGAAGTGTCGAGAACAGTAATGTTATATGGAGAAACAATCAATCTTACAAAAACTGAATATGATATTTTATTCTTAATGGCAGCTGCAAAGAATCGTGTATTTACTATTGAAGAAATATATGAGAGCGTTTGGAAAGAAAGGGCCTATGAAAGCAATAATACAGTAATGGTTCATATCGCAAGATTAAGAAATAAAATTGAAGAGGATCCAAAAGAACCGAAGTTTATTCAAAATGTTTGGGGAGTCGGATATAAAATTGAAGATTAAAACATTACAAGGCATTAGAGCTAAGTTTTTTATCGCATTCTTATGTAGTATCTTGTTAGCAACTGTAAGTATAATAGCGTTTCAAATTTTAATTGGAAATATATATAGTCATGTTACTGCGTTAGAGGAAAAGTATTCATTTTTATATTTTATAGTTTTTTTGATTTTTACTACGACATATTTTGCATGTATGACAAAAACAATGATGAAAAGATTATCTGAAATTAATAGGAATGTGGAGGAAATAAGTAATGGTAATTTTGAAATACATATACCTATTTCAAAACATGACGAGATTGGTGAATTAGCGACGAATGTTAATAGAATGGTGAAAAGTTTAAAAGAGGCTATCGAGAATGAAAAAAAATCACAGGAAATGAAAAATGAAATGATTAGTAATATTTCTCATGATTTACGAACTCCTGTAACATCTCTAATCGGTTACGTGGACCTGTTAGGAAATCAGCTTCATTCAAATAGAGAAGAATGTGAACAGTATGTAAGTATATTAAAGCGAAAGAGTTATGAATTAAAAAATCAAGTAGATGATTTATTAGAATATTGTCAAATAAATTATAGAGAGATTGAAATACATAAAAGTGTAGCAAATATGAAAGCTTTTATTGAACAAATTATGATTGATTTTGTGCCACAACTAGATGATGCTGATATGAGCTTTTGTATTAAGGGTGATAAGGAGTTACATGTGGAAATGGATGTAGCGCTTATGGTGAGGTTATTCGAAAATGTAATTAGTAATAGTATTATGTATGGGAAAGATGGAAAGGAGATTCTTATTCAAGTTTCTAAAAGAGATATGAATGTTGAAATAGAAATTAAAAACTTTGGACAATGTATTCCGAATGCGAACCTTCCTTACGTTTTTGAGAAGTTTTATCGGGGTGAAAAATCACGTAGTTCTCATACTGGCGGAAAAGGAATGGGACTTGCAATTGCGAGAAGTATAGCAGAACTTCATAAAGGAGATATCACTGTACGTAGTAACGATAAAGAAACAGTTTTCACTATCGTTTTACCACAGTATAAAGAAATGTAAGAAAGTCGTAAGTATTTCTTTTATATGCCGTAATTTTCACTTCGTATCATGTAGAACAAAGATATGAGAGTAGGGATACAACATGTGGAAGAAATATGTATTAGTAATTGTAGTTGCTTTTTTAATTATAAGTTGGAGTGTAATTTATTTAGCTGATGGTGTTATATCAGTCGTTTTTTGGTGGAGTATACAAGCGTTTAGCCTAGTATCAATTTTTATTTTAATAGCATCAGTATTACTATTTGTGTGGAAAGGTATTTTCAGAAAGCGAATAGATAGAAGGCTACTCTTCATTGTGCTTTTTTCTATAATTGGAGCTTGGCCCTTAGGATGGTTCGCTAACATAGGCGGACTTGCTTACCCAGCTGATGTACAGTCTATGAACCCTAAAATAGTCGTTCGTTTTCCTTTAAATGAACGAGCACTAGTAGGCTGGGGTGGTGATCGGTTAGAAACGAACTATCACGTTATAAAGCCGAATGAACGATGGGCATATGATATTCTCATTCCACCTGCTGAAGTAAAAAGTAATAAGTTAGAGGATTATGGAATATTCGGAGCGAAAGTAATGGCACCAGCTTCTGGGACGGTTGTATCTATTAATAATAATGACCACGATTTAGTTCCTGGATCGGATAATTTTCAGTCGATGGCGGGGAATCACATATATTTACGAGTAGATGAAACAGGGACATTTTTGATTCTTGCCCATTTAAAGGAAGGGTCAATTAAAGTGAAGGAAGGACAACATGTAAATGAAGGAGAGGTTCTTGCTCAAGTTGGTAACTCAGGAAGTTCAAGTGAGCCACATTTACATATTCATCATCAAAGGCAGGATCCATCAAAGGTAAGTATGTTTTTTGCGGAAGGATTGCCACTGTATTTTCAAACTGAAAAAGGTGCGATGATGCCAGAAAGAGGGACATACATGAGTGGTAAGTAGAAGGAAAGTAATTCAAACAAAAAGGGTATTCCAAATTGAAATTGGAATACCCTTTTTATTAATCCACAAATGTTTGATACAGTAAGAAAATATTTAAAACAATAACAAGTGCAGCAATGATCCAAGCGATAAAGGTAGTTATGCGGTGATTAACGAGTGCACCCATAATTTTTTTACTACTTGTAAACATAATAAGTGGTACTAATGCAAAAGCAATACCGAATGATAAGACGACTTGGCTCATGACTAGAGCGTAAGTTGGATTTACACCTAAAGCGATAATAACTAATGGTGGAATCATTGTAATAAATCGGCGTAAGTATAACGGAATATGCATTCGAATGAATCCTTGCATGATAATGTCACCAGACATTGTACCGACTGAAGAGCTAGATAAACCAGCTGATAAAAGTCCGATTCCAAATAAAGCAGCGGATGCAGGTCCAACTAAGTTGCTAAATTGATTAAAAGCAACATCAAGATCTTCAACATGCAAGCCGTTTTTAAAGAATAGTGCGGCAGCAACAATTAACATACTTGCATTAATTGCTCCAGCGATAACCATTGCGATAATAATATCAATAAACTCAAAGCGGAAAATCTTTTTCTTTTGTTCATCATTTGTTCCGACTACGCGGCGCTGCGTTAAGGCGGAATGTAAATATATTGCATGTGGCATAACTGTCGCGCCTAAAATACCAGCTGCTAATAAGATACTATCCACGCCTTGGAATTTTGGAATGAATAGTCCTGAAAGTAAAGGACTTAATTCCGGTTTTGCATAGAAAACTTGTACACCAAAAGCGATAACAACGATAAAAATCATTCCTGTTATAATAGCTTCTAATGGACGGAAACCTCTGCGTTGAAATTCAAGAATAATAAATGATCCAGCGGCTGTAATTAAAGCGGCTGGTAACATTGGAATCCCGAATAATAAGTACAATCCGAGTGCCGCTCCAATAAATTCAGCTAAATCAGTCGCCATAATAACGAGCTCCCCTTGAATCCATAAACCGATGGAAACAGGTTTCGGGAAGTTTTCTCGAGCAATTTCAGGAAGGTTTCTACCTGTAGCAATTCCTAATTTAGCGGATAAAGTTTGGATTAATACAGCCATTAAATTAGAAGCGAGTATTACCCAGAGTAATAAATATCCATATTGTGATCCAGCAGCAATATTTGTGGCGAAATTGCCAGGATCAATATAAGCAACTGAAGCGATGAAAGCAGGACCTAAGAATGGTAATAGTCTTTTTAAGCCTTTCGTTTGCCCGCTTAATGCTAAATGCGCTGATTGAACAGTTGTACTTTGAGAAGGGACTTGTTCATCTTTTGATATATCTTTATTCATAGTAGTTTTCCCCTTTAAAATGTTAACTTGATGAAATTATTGTATTTATTCTTACTTATTATTTCAATACATTTAAATATAATATGTGTATTTTCATTTGAACATAAATGTTTCCTTAATGCAAATTATATGACTTTGTGCAATCGATGGTGTGAAGATACGAAAATTTTTTGGAAGTTTATGGTTGATGTGTAAGGGGGAAGATAATAAATTAAAGGGCTATTTTTGAAATTTATGTGAACATAAAGCCTATAATACAGCATATTAATTGATGGAAATGGATTTGTATGATATATAATATATTGGGATTACAACATAACCACAGTGTTTTGGTATGTAATCTTGTTTTTTATTTTTGTTAACTGATAGAAAATAGTATAAAGAGAAGAAAATGGGATGCATAAAACTTTGGATACATTTTCTTATTATATATGCTTTGATATAAACGTTAACTTATACATGATTTTAAAAATTAGATAGGTGGTAGAAATACATTGGCAACTACAAAACCATACAGAGTATTACTATATTACATGTACACAACAATTGAAAATCCTGAAGAATTTGCGGCAGAGCATTTAGCATTTTGTAATTCACTTGAATTAAAAGGAAGAATCCTTGTAGCTAAAGAAGGAATTAACGGAACTTGTTCTGGTACTGTAGAGCAAACAGAGAAATACATGGAAGCAATGAACAACGATCCACGTTTTGACGGTATCGTATTTAAAATAGATGAAGAAGAAGGGCACGCATTCAAGAAAATGCACGTACGTCCTCGTCCAGAGTTAGTTACACTTCGTCTAGAAGATGACATTAACCCACACGAAATAACTGGGAAGTATTTAGAGCCAAAAGATTTTTATGAAGCAATGAAACAAGAAGATACAGTTATCATTGATGCACGAAATGATTATGAGTTTGATTTAGGACACTTCAAAGGTGCGATCAAACCAGATATCGAATCATTCCGTGAATTACCAGACTGGATTAGAGAAAACAAAGAAACACTTGAAGGTAAAAAGATTTTAACGTACTGTACAGGTGGAATTCGTTGTGAGAAGTTTTCTGGTTGGTTAGTTCGAGAAGGCTATGAAGATGTAAGTCAGCTTCATGGCGGAATTGTAACATACGGAAAAGACCCAGAAGTACAAGGTGAGCTTTGGGATGGACAATGTTACGTGTTCGATGAGCGTATCGCTGTACCAGTAAACCAAAAAGAACATGTTATTGTTGGTAAAGACCACTTTACAGGTGAACCTTGTGAGCGCTATGTAAACTGTTCAAATCCAGAATGTAACAAGAAAATTTTATGTTCTGAAGAAAACGAAGCGAAATATTTACGTGCATGTTCTCATGAATGCCGTGTAAGCCCACGTAACCGCTACGTAATACAACATGAATTAACTGAAGAACAAGTAGCTGCTGCGTTAGAACAAATCGAAGCAGGGAAGTAAGTCGAATGAGTATAGCAAAACGAGAAGAAGTTACTCCAAAGTTCATTTTGGAGTAACTTCTTCTTTTTGTCAGTTTTTGTCGGTAAGTCGATATATTCGAAAAATCGCTGATAAAAATTTCATGTACTGAAGCGCGCTACAGATGGATAATTTGAAAATAAACTTTTTTAATTCTCATCATCTTTCTCTTTCACAGCAGACAACACTGTTTGTTTGACCCATGCTTTTCTTCTTCTATGCTGTACCCCCCATTGATATAACCTTTGTGCACCTAAAATAAGTGAAATGACTATACCGCTAATTGCTATTAAAAGAGCGAAAAATTCAAGGGGCGAAGATATTTTGTTTGAATCGGTGTTTCTTAAAAGATCAATCATAGTAAACCCTAACATTTGGCCTACTACAGAGTAGAGGGTTAAAATTAATAACAAAAGGCTATCTTTTTTTGAAGCGACATTTTCTTGATATTTAAACAAACTATCAAGATTTTGTTTTGCGTTCGAGTATAAAATTTCGATGTTAAAAAGTTTTCTTAAGCGAAAGAAAATATCTTCACTCTGTGATTGGGATACTAGCTCTAAAGAAAAGTAATTCGCTGTAAATGAATTGATTGAATAAATTAATTTCTCTATTTCATTTGTATCTTGTTCAATGTTTAGTTCAGCATAAGCGTTTGCCATTTTTAATAAAACGATTTTATGAAATAGATTTAATAACAAAGCGTAATAAAATTCCCCGTACATTTGACTGGCAAGTTTAGTAATTTCGCGTTCTCCCTCATTTGTTACACATGTGAATATATGTTCTTCCATTATGAAATAGCGATTGGGTGCCCATCTCTGGTAAGCGTGTTTTTTTAAATAATCATGAATATAAGGAAGATTATTTGCACTCACATATGCCTTACCATCACTTGTTAACCCGGAAAGACTAGAAGTACGATAAACATCCACTTCATTAAGTTCCATTTCTTCTTTTATAGATAATAAAGTTTGTACATACATTCTTTGGTCTTCAAAGAATGGAAAGGTTTGAAAGTAAGAGCTTCTTAATCTCTTCTTCTCAAAGAAGTCTGTTACGCCATGAAATAAATAACAGAAAATGAACCTTTCCACTTGGGAATATCTTTTTCCATTACACTCAATACAAATCGTTTCGTTTGTATCATTTTTAGTTTCAAGTACACGGAAGCGGGCGGCAAATTCGATTGCTTCTGATAATGACATTTTTGGAGCTGTTTCTACTTCTGTCCGAATGGTTAAGAAGCCAAGCTCATAAGGACAAAGTGTTATGTCAATAGAATGAATCTTGAATGGAACAGAAATAAGATTTGTTATTAAATGTCCATTTAAATTAAGGTCTTTAGAATAGCGCTGTAATCCTTTTTGATGCGCTGAGTGAGGAAATAGAATTTTATTTGTAAATGAAAGATAGTATGCTTCCATATTTTGATGTGAAACTTGAAATTTTCCGTAGTATGTATTTTCATTTTCAAGATGATCGAGTCGAAAAGGGCGAAAATCATTTTTCTGTAAGAAAGGGAACATATTTTGTTCATATCCAGTTTTAAAAGAAAACGGGAATATAAATTGAAATATAGCTGTTGTTACATCTTTTTCCTCGATTGTTTGTATTGCCTCCATTTACATTGTTTCCTTTCCATATGTGCTATAAAAACAACATGCCCAAATTCATTTGAAAATAACCACTGTTTTATACTATGTAAAGAATGAAAATTCAGCTTATTTAGTAGGGGACATGTATAATGTTATGTATACTAAAAGGTATAAAATTATATTTTGAAAAGGGGGATGTTGTATGCGTATTTTAGTACTAGGAGCTGGTGGCGTCGGAGGCTTTTTTGGTGGCCGATTAGTTGAAAAGGGAGAAGATGTTACGTTTCTTGTTCGTAGTAAACGGAAAAAACAATTAGAGGAAAGAGGACTTGTAATCCGAAGTGTGAATGGGGATTTTTCCTTCCAACCGAAATTAATAACGAAAGAAGATAGAACTTCTCCATTTGATGTCATTTTATTTTCAACAAAAGCGTATCACTTAAACGAGGCAATTCAAGATTTGAAGCCGTTTGTAGGTGAAAATACTGTAATCATTCCATTGTTAAATGGTATCGCTCATTTATCACAATTACAAAAAGAATTCGGCGAGGAAAAAGTAATTGGGGGTTTATGCTTTATCGAGACGACGTTAAACGATCAAGGAGAAATTGTACAAACTAGCGCTGCTAACAGACTTGTATTTGGAGAAATTAAGTCTCAAGATCCAGAGAGAATAAAGCATATTTCTAAAGCATTTGCAGATACGAAATCTAGTTTTGTTTTAAGTGAAAATATTACGCAAGATATGTGGCATAAATATTTATTTATTACTGTAATGTCAGGTGTGACAACATTAATGCGTGCACCAATAGGACCAATCCGTGAAAGTGAAGGTGGACGTGATTTTATCCGAAGCTTATTTGAAGAATGTGTGCAAATTATGAGATATATTGGGGCACCAGTTAAGGATGAGATTGCCAAGGAACATATGAAAACAATTGATAAAATTTCATATGATATGAAGTCATCGATGCAGCGGGATATGGAAAAAGGTTCGTCTATAGAAGGAAAGCACTTACAAGGATATTTACTAGATGTAGCAGAACAATTTTCTATAGAAGTACCATTATTAGAAGCAGTATATCAAAATTTGAAAGTGTATGAAGAAATGACCTTTAACAGATCAGCAATAAAATTGGATGTATGAAAAAATAAAAAAGAAAGCAATATATAAGTGTATTGCTTTCTTTTTTATGACAAATTATTTATTTCTTTTCGTTCTATCTGTCAAATTTATTTCCTGTTCACGTTTACCGTATAATTGATTAATTTCATTTGCTAACGCATCTAAATAGGAATCGGAAAAAATAGGCTTCTTTTCTTTAGACATATGGGTCTCCTTTATCAATTTTTTAGTATTCATTATGTATATTTATCGGCGGATTATGCGCAATCATTTTAAATTTTTTCTTTTTCAAAATTTTTGTTTACATTTTGAAAATAAAGGAGTATTATAATCCACAGTTTCAATTTTCTAAATCGCTGAAACCGCATGGTGCGGGGGACCCGTTCTTATGGATTAATACTTAATCCAATGGGGTGAATCCTTGAAAAAGGTAGGGCTACTCATAGGCCCGAATCCGACAGCTAACCTCGTAAGCGTTATATTGAGAAGGAAGGTGGAGCTTGTGCGACAAAAAATATAATGTCTACAAGTCTATTTCGTTATGGCTTGTAGACATTTTTTGTTTTCTAAAGAAATAGTTTATCCGCTGTAACTAGCAGAAAAGTTCGTACAAAATTAATGGAGAGTGGACAGCAGTGGTTTCATCTATTAAAAGATTTTTAATTGGAAGACCGTTAAAATCAACTGAGCTTGGAGAACAAAAGCTCAATAAAACGAAGGCGTTAGCAATTTTGTCTTCTGACGCTTTATCATCGGTTGCTTACGGTCCAGAGCAAATATTAATTGCTTTAGCAGGTCTTGGAGCAATCGCTTATTGGTATTCTATTCCGATAGCTGTTGGGGTATTAGTATTATTGACAGCCCTTATTTTATCTTATCGACAAATTATTTTTGCTTATCCGCATGGCGGGGGCGCATATGTTGTATCAAAAGAAAATTTAGGGATGAATCCAGGCTTAATTGCTGGAGGATCTTTATTAGTCGATTATATTTTAACGGTTGCGGTAAGTGTGTCTGCTGGTACAGATGCGCTAACATCTGCTTTTCCTAGTTTACATGCACATAATGTAATCATTGCGATTATATTTGTTATATTTATTACTATTTTAAATTTAAGAGGGGTAACGGAATCAGCTTCCGTTTTAGCATATCCTGTTTATTTATTCGTTTTAGCACTATTTATATTAATTGGTGTAGGGATATATAATATTTTAACGGGACACGTTTCACCGACTTTACACACGCCAATTGGAACGCCGGTTGCAGGAATTAGTTTGTTTTTACTGTTACGAGCATTTGCATCGGGGAGTTCGGCTTTAACAGGTGTAGAGGCGATCTCTAACGCAATTCCAAACTTTAAGGATCCTGCACCTAACAATGCAGCGAAAACATTGCTTGCAATGGGAGCATTACTTGCAGTGTTATTTTCAGGGATTGTTTTCTTAGCTTATTATTACGGAATTACTCCAAGTAAAGAAGTAACAGTTGTTTCTCAAATTGCTGAACAAACATTTGGACGTAATTTCATGTACTATTTCATACAAGGTACAACAGCTTTAATATTAATCCTTGCTGCTAACACAGGATATTCTGCATTTCCGCTATTAGCAGTTAACCTTGCAAAAGATAAGTTTATACCGAGAATGTTTACGATTAGAGGAGACCGCCTAGGTTACTCAAACGGTATTATTATACTTGGAATTGCATCGATTATTTTAATTGTAGCTTTCCAAGGGCAAACAGAACATTTAATTCCGTTATATGCAGTAGGTGTATTTATTCCATTTACACTTTCTCAAACTGGAATGGTATTAAAATGGCTTCGTGAAAAACCTGAAGGATGGGCTTTGAGATTAACGGTTAATTTAATTGGTGCAGTTATTAGTTTTATCGTAATGAGCATGTTCTTTTTAACTAAATTTGCACAAGTTTGGTCAATCCTTATTTTCTTACCTGCCATTATCTTCTTGTTCCACCGAATTAAGAAGCATTACGATGCGGTAGGAGACCAACTAAGTTTAAAAACTTGTGAACGGATTATTCCGATTGAAGGAAATGTAATTGTCGTTCCTGTAGCTGGTATGACACATGTAGTAGAAAATTCATTGAACTATGCGAAGTCTCTTTCTGCAGATCAAGTAATCGCGGTATATGTTGCTTTTGACAGAGAAGAGGAAAAGAAATTTGAAGAGAAATGGAAGAAGTGGCAACCTGAAGTAAGGCTTGTTACATTACATTCTCATTATAGAAGTATTATTCAGCCACTAACAAAGTTTATTGATACAGTACAGTATAAAGCGAGTGAATCAAATTACCGAGTTACGGTCGTTATACCACAGTTTATTCCGAAAAAAGGTTGGCATAACATTCTTCATAATCAATCTAGTTTACTCATTCGTGCTTATTTACTCTATAAAAGAAATGTTGTTATTACGACAGTTCCATATCATTTGAAAAAGTAAGAAGTTTTTATAAGGATAGCTTTACGAAAGTGAAGCTATCCTTTTTGTGTATACGCTATGCATAATTGCATACGAGCCCGAAAGATATATTAATATAATTTTTATGTCTGTGAGTAAGTAGAGGTTTTTGTTGTGATATATGGATATTTCAATTGAAAAAGTGAAGCGGATTATATTTTGGAATAAGGACATGAAAGCTTGAAAATAAAGGGAATGAAAATACTTCTTTACGATAGATAAATAGCTGTGTTTAAATGACCTTACAGTACAAAACTTATATGAAAACAAAACGGAATTTCATATTTACGTACGTTATTTAGTTTAAAATGAATAATATTTTTATGTAGTATATTCACTGTATCAATGTGGAAAATGAGATCCAATAGAAATTTTATGCAGTGTTATTCATACTAAGCGTATGTGAAAAGTTATGAAATATTTTATAACAATAAGTAAGTACTGTGGCAATAAAAATTAGGAGAGATGGTTCGTACGTGAATCGCGGTGAGAACGTTCTCTATTTTAACCATCTCAAACTATGTGCAAGAAAATAGAATAATAAAATGCGATAGTAATAGTTGCTAATACATAGGAGGAGTTAAAGTGAAAAAGACTTTAATTACAGGGTTATTGGTTACAGCAGTATCTACGAGTTGCTTCATTCCTGTAAGCGCTTACGCTAAGGGGGGGCAAACAGAAGTGAAAACAGTATATGCACAAAATGTAATTGCTCCAAATACATTATCCAATTCAATTAGAATGTTAGGATCACAGTCACCACTTATACAAGCATATGGACTAGTTATTTTACAACAGCCAGATATTAAGGTGAATGCGATGAGTAGTTTGACGAATCATCAAAAGTTTGCAAAGGCAAATGTAAGAGAGTGGATTGATGAATATAATCCGAAGCTAATTGACTTAAATCAAGAGATGATGAGATATAGTACTAGATTCAATAGTTATTATAGTAAGCTTTATGAACTAGCAGGAAACATAAATGAAGATGAACAGTCAAAAGCAGATTTTACAAGTGCATATGGAAAATTACAATTGCAAGTACAAAGCATCCAAGAGAGTATGGAGCAAGATTTATTAGAGTTAAATCGATTTAAAACGGTATTAGACAAAGATAGTAGCAACTTATCAATTAAAGCTGATGAAGCAATAAAAACACTGCAAGGATCAAGTGGAGATATTGTGAAATTAAGAGAAGATATTAAAAGAATTCAAGGGGAAATTCAAGCGGAATTAACGACTATTTTGAATAGACCTCAAGAAATTATTAAAGGTTCTATTAATATTGGTAAACAAGTATTTACAATTACAAATCAAACTGCACAAACGAAAACAATTGATTTCGTTTCTATCGGTACTTTAAGTAATGAAATTGTAAATGCTGCAGATAGCCAAACGAGAGAAGCAGCTCTTCGCATTCAGCAAAAGCAAAAAGAGCTATTACCACTTATTCAAAAGTTATCACAAACTGAAGCAGAGGCAACACAAATTACATTCGTTGAAGATCAAGTAAGTAGCTTTACAGAACTAATTGATCGCCAAATCTCAACTTTAGAAACGTTATTAACGGATTGGAAAGTTTTAAATAGTAATATGATCCAAATTCAAAAGAATGTTGAAGAAGGCACGTATACTGACAGTAGTTTACTTCAAAAACATTTCAATCAAATTAAAAAAGTAAGTGATGAAATGAATAAACAAACGAACCAATTTGAAGATTACGTTACAAACGTTGAAGTACATTAAGCAGAAAAATAAGTAACGATATAGGGAGAGAAGAAAAATGACAAAAAAACCTTATAAAGTAATGGCTCTATCAGCACTTATGGCAGTATTTGCAGCAGGAAACATCATGCCAGCCCATACATATGCAGCTGAAAGTACAGTGAAACAAGCCCCAGTTTATGCGGTAGCTAAAGCATATAATGACTATGAAGAATACTCATTAGGACCAGAAGGCTTAAAAGATGCAATGGAAAGAACAGGTTCAAACGCTTTAGTAATGGATCTGTACGCTTTAACAATTATTAAACAAGGGAATGTTAACTTTGGTAATGTATCGTCTGTTGATGCGGCTTTAAAAGGGAAAGTGATTCAGCACCAGGATACAGCTAGAGGAAATGCGAAGCAATGGTTAGATGTATTAAAGCCACAGCTTATTTCAACGAATCAAAATATCATTAACTACAATACGAAATTCCAAAACTATTATGATACTTTAGTTACTGCGGTAGATGCAAAGGATAAAGCAACTCTTACGAAAGGTTTAACTAGATTATCAAGTAGTATTAATGAAAATAAAGCGCAAGTAGATCAGTTAGTAGAAGACTTGAAGAAATTCAGAAATAAAATGACATCGGATACGCAAAACTTCAAGGGAGATGCGAATCAAATTACATCTATATTAGCTAGTCAAGATGCTGGAATTCCGCTTCTGCAAAATCAAATCACAACGTACAATGAAGCGATTAGTAAATATAATGCAATTATTATCGGTTCATCAGTTGCGACAGCTCTAGGGCCAATTGCAATTATCGGTGGTGCAGTAGTTATTGCTACAGGTGCAGGAACGCCGCTAGGAGTCGCATTAATTGCAGGTGGTGCAGCAGCTGTAGGCGGTGGTACAGCTGGTATCGTATTAGCGAAGAAAGAACTTGATAATGCACAAGCTGAAATTCAAAAAATAACAGGACAAGTTACAACTGCTCAATTAGAAGTAGCTGGGTTAACGAACATTAAAACACAAACTGAGTATTTAACAAATACAATTGATACTGCAATTACAGCATTGCAAAATATATCAAATCAATGGTATACAATGGGATCAAAATACAATTCTTTACTTCAAAATGTAGATTCAATTAGTCCAAACGACCTTGTTTTCATTAAAGAAGATTTGAATATCGCGAAAGATAGCTGGAAAAACATTAAAGACTATGCAGAAAAGATTTATGCTGAAGATATTAAAGTAGTAGATACGAAAAAAGCATAATCGGAT from Bacillus basilensis includes the following:
- a CDS encoding APC family permease is translated as MVSSIKRFLIGRPLKSTELGEQKLNKTKALAILSSDALSSVAYGPEQILIALAGLGAIAYWYSIPIAVGVLVLLTALILSYRQIIFAYPHGGGAYVVSKENLGMNPGLIAGGSLLVDYILTVAVSVSAGTDALTSAFPSLHAHNVIIAIIFVIFITILNLRGVTESASVLAYPVYLFVLALFILIGVGIYNILTGHVSPTLHTPIGTPVAGISLFLLLRAFASGSSALTGVEAISNAIPNFKDPAPNNAAKTLLAMGALLAVLFSGIVFLAYYYGITPSKEVTVVSQIAEQTFGRNFMYYFIQGTTALILILAANTGYSAFPLLAVNLAKDKFIPRMFTIRGDRLGYSNGIIILGIASIILIVAFQGQTEHLIPLYAVGVFIPFTLSQTGMVLKWLREKPEGWALRLTVNLIGAVISFIVMSMFFLTKFAQVWSILIFLPAIIFLFHRIKKHYDAVGDQLSLKTCERIIPIEGNVIVVPVAGMTHVVENSLNYAKSLSADQVIAVYVAFDREEEKKFEEKWKKWQPEVRLVTLHSHYRSIIQPLTKFIDTVQYKASESNYRVTVVIPQFIPKKGWHNILHNQSSLLIRAYLLYKRNVVITTVPYHLKK
- the nheA gene encoding non-hemolytic enterotoxin NHE subunit A, with protein sequence MKKTLITGLLVTAVSTSCFIPVSAYAKGGQTEVKTVYAQNVIAPNTLSNSIRMLGSQSPLIQAYGLVILQQPDIKVNAMSSLTNHQKFAKANVREWIDEYNPKLIDLNQEMMRYSTRFNSYYSKLYELAGNINEDEQSKADFTSAYGKLQLQVQSIQESMEQDLLELNRFKTVLDKDSSNLSIKADEAIKTLQGSSGDIVKLREDIKRIQGEIQAELTTILNRPQEIIKGSINIGKQVFTITNQTAQTKTIDFVSIGTLSNEIVNAADSQTREAALRIQQKQKELLPLIQKLSQTEAEATQITFVEDQVSSFTELIDRQISTLETLLTDWKVLNSNMIQIQKNVEEGTYTDSSLLQKHFNQIKKVSDEMNKQTNQFEDYVTNVEVH
- the nheB gene encoding non-hemolytic enterotoxin NHE subunit B yields the protein MTKKPYKVMALSALMAVFAAGNIMPAHTYAAESTVKQAPVYAVAKAYNDYEEYSLGPEGLKDAMERTGSNALVMDLYALTIIKQGNVNFGNVSSVDAALKGKVIQHQDTARGNAKQWLDVLKPQLISTNQNIINYNTKFQNYYDTLVTAVDAKDKATLTKGLTRLSSSINENKAQVDQLVEDLKKFRNKMTSDTQNFKGDANQITSILASQDAGIPLLQNQITTYNEAISKYNAIIIGSSVATALGPIAIIGGAVVIATGAGTPLGVALIAGGAAAVGGGTAGIVLAKKELDNAQAEIQKITGQVTTAQLEVAGLTNIKTQTEYLTNTIDTAITALQNISNQWYTMGSKYNSLLQNVDSISPNDLVFIKEDLNIAKDSWKNIKDYAEKIYAEDIKVVDTKKA